The following proteins come from a genomic window of Rhodohalobacter sp. 614A:
- a CDS encoding class II D-tagatose-bisphosphate aldolase non-catalytic subunit, producing the protein MQLPALKKIITYFVNEEQINKTLLAVCPNSESVTRAALLAAKEANAPMLFAATLNQVDRDGGYTGWTPSELTDFISRETDRIGLESPVYTCLDHGGPWLKDKHTSEKLSFEETMAEVKITLEACIDAGYELLHIDPTVDIRLGNDDPIPIDLVVERTLDMIEHAETYRKNNNLPPISYEVGTEEVHGGLANMESFDQFLTSLDEGLKEKGLEDAWPCFVVGKVGTDLHTSLFDPEVAKNLTSKVKPYGALIKGHYSDYVDNPEDYPLSGMGGANVGPEYTEEEFIALMELVKLEQKIGKDSGLTDALKNAVIDSNRWQKWLSKEEKGKDFEDLSDKRQLWLMRTCSRYIWTSENVQESRKKLYANLEGVRDADAFVIWHLKKSIMKYYHNFNLINFSSDHPELVQ; encoded by the coding sequence ATGCAACTTCCTGCTTTAAAGAAGATTATTACCTATTTCGTTAATGAAGAACAAATAAACAAAACTCTCCTTGCAGTTTGCCCAAACTCCGAATCCGTAACACGGGCGGCGCTTTTGGCAGCAAAGGAAGCAAATGCTCCGATGCTCTTCGCTGCAACACTCAACCAGGTTGATCGCGATGGAGGGTATACCGGATGGACGCCTTCTGAACTAACTGATTTTATCTCCAGGGAAACAGATCGAATTGGCCTTGAATCGCCGGTTTATACATGCCTGGATCATGGCGGTCCATGGCTGAAGGATAAACACACCTCAGAAAAGCTCAGCTTCGAAGAAACAATGGCTGAAGTAAAAATCACCCTCGAAGCATGTATCGATGCAGGGTATGAACTTCTCCATATCGATCCCACTGTGGATATTCGATTAGGCAACGACGATCCGATTCCTATAGATCTTGTTGTGGAACGCACATTGGATATGATTGAACACGCTGAGACTTATCGAAAGAATAACAATCTGCCTCCCATTAGTTATGAAGTTGGAACCGAAGAGGTTCACGGCGGACTCGCAAATATGGAAAGTTTTGACCAATTCCTGACCAGTCTCGATGAAGGATTGAAAGAAAAAGGCCTTGAAGATGCATGGCCATGCTTTGTAGTTGGAAAAGTGGGAACCGACCTCCACACAAGCCTGTTTGATCCTGAAGTGGCTAAGAATTTAACATCAAAAGTAAAACCCTACGGCGCTCTGATAAAAGGCCACTATTCGGATTATGTAGACAATCCCGAAGATTATCCATTAAGTGGAATGGGTGGCGCGAATGTAGGCCCTGAGTATACAGAAGAAGAGTTTATCGCTCTTATGGAGCTCGTAAAGCTGGAACAAAAAATCGGGAAGGATTCCGGTTTGACAGATGCTTTGAAAAATGCCGTTATAGACAGTAACCGATGGCAAAAATGGCTTTCTAAAGAGGAAAAAGGAAAAGACTTCGAAGATCTTTCCGATAAACGCCAACTTTGGTTGATGCGAACCTGTAGCCGATATATTTGGACATCAGAAAATGTTCAGGAAAGCCGAAAGAAATTATATGCAAACCTGGAAGGTGTTCGGGATGCAGATGCCTTTGTTATTTGGCATCTTAAGAAATCCATCATGAAATATTATCACAATTTTAATTTGATTAATTTCTCATCCGATCATCCAGAGTTAGTGCAGTAG
- a CDS encoding carbohydrate kinase family protein encodes MSEGKTNDIMVIGELNVDLIFNQLNKAPEFGKEQRADQMTLTLGSSSAIFASNCSSLGSNVAFCGKVGGDSFGDFVMKSLNQKNVNADNVFTEQDLKTGATVIFNHEGDRMMVTHPGAMEHMTVDEIPDELFKKSRHLHTSAIFFQPGIKKDLVKMFSKAKEFGLTTSMDTQWDPEEKWEIDIEKILPVLDFFLPNEDELVALTGSSNLDEALEKIDGFDTCVIVKRGTKGALMQKNGEKTSINAYQVDDFVDAIGAGDSFDAGFISSFLKGKSLDESLKMGNLTAAVSTTAAGGTTAIKSFDKVIEKGKSLELSSS; translated from the coding sequence ATGTCTGAAGGAAAAACAAACGACATAATGGTCATCGGAGAATTGAACGTTGACCTGATTTTCAACCAGTTGAATAAAGCCCCTGAATTTGGTAAAGAACAGCGGGCGGACCAAATGACTCTCACACTGGGCAGTTCTTCTGCTATTTTTGCTTCTAACTGTTCCAGTCTTGGCTCAAACGTAGCCTTTTGCGGAAAAGTAGGCGGAGATAGCTTTGGCGATTTTGTGATGAAATCCCTTAATCAAAAAAATGTCAACGCAGATAATGTCTTTACTGAGCAAGATTTGAAAACCGGAGCAACGGTTATTTTCAACCACGAGGGTGACCGAATGATGGTTACCCACCCCGGTGCAATGGAACATATGACGGTGGATGAAATTCCGGATGAGCTTTTTAAAAAGAGCCGTCATCTGCATACATCAGCCATTTTCTTCCAACCGGGTATCAAAAAAGACCTGGTGAAAATGTTTTCAAAAGCCAAGGAGTTTGGGTTAACCACCTCTATGGATACCCAATGGGATCCCGAAGAAAAATGGGAAATCGACATTGAAAAAATCCTTCCTGTTCTCGATTTCTTCCTTCCGAATGAGGATGAATTAGTTGCCCTCACCGGAAGTTCGAATCTGGATGAAGCCCTGGAAAAAATAGACGGCTTTGATACATGTGTAATCGTGAAGCGCGGTACCAAAGGTGCCTTAATGCAAAAAAATGGCGAGAAGACAAGTATTAATGCGTACCAGGTAGATGATTTTGTGGATGCAATTGGTGCCGGCGATAGCTTTGATGCCGGGTTTATCTCATCATTTCTGAAAGGCAAAAGCCTGGATGAATCGCTGAAGATGGGAAATCTTACGGCAGCGGTTTCTACAACGGCTGCGGGAGGAACAACCGCTATAAAAAGTTTTGACAAAGTAATTGAGAAAGGGAAATCACTTGAACTCTCTTCATCATGA
- a CDS encoding class II fructose-bisphosphate aldolase, giving the protein MTLQEKFNELEQKNSALLATNFYNFETVTGILQAVKTLGMPIILQASPSTIDYLGVNMTVALARSSLEKHEVEGWLHLDHAHSFSLIQQCLDAGFDSVMIDASEKSFEENVEITSKVTELAKNYGANVEAELGYVAKLGQAQQKEDGFTKPEEAKKFEEQTGINALAVAIGSAHGFYTSEPKLDLDRLQEIDNVTECALVLHGGSGIPKNQVQEGIRRGIRKINVATEIKDIFMSTLQADLRDNDEIDLRKVFPPAIHKVDELVQSKLMIIKSLHN; this is encoded by the coding sequence ATGACACTGCAAGAAAAATTCAATGAGCTTGAGCAGAAAAATTCTGCATTGCTGGCTACAAATTTCTACAATTTTGAAACAGTAACAGGCATTTTACAAGCTGTAAAAACCTTGGGGATGCCGATTATACTGCAAGCCAGCCCAAGCACCATTGACTATCTTGGAGTGAATATGACCGTAGCTTTGGCGCGGTCATCTTTAGAAAAGCATGAAGTAGAAGGTTGGTTACACCTGGATCACGCTCATTCTTTTTCCCTGATTCAGCAATGTCTGGATGCCGGATTTGACTCTGTGATGATTGATGCCAGCGAAAAATCCTTTGAAGAAAATGTTGAAATCACTTCAAAAGTAACAGAGCTTGCCAAAAATTACGGCGCAAATGTTGAAGCCGAATTGGGGTACGTTGCCAAACTGGGCCAAGCTCAGCAAAAAGAAGACGGCTTCACCAAACCGGAAGAAGCCAAAAAATTTGAAGAACAGACTGGAATCAACGCTCTTGCCGTAGCTATTGGCTCAGCTCACGGTTTTTATACATCTGAGCCAAAGCTGGACTTAGACAGGCTTCAGGAAATTGATAATGTAACGGAATGTGCACTTGTATTGCACGGCGGATCGGGGATCCCCAAAAATCAAGTTCAGGAAGGCATTCGGAGAGGAATACGCAAGATCAATGTGGCTACTGAAATCAAAGATATTTTTATGAGTACGCTACAAGCCGATCTCAGAGATAATGATGAGATTGATCTTCGAAAAGTGTTTCCGCCAGCTATTCATAAAGTAGACGAACTGGTTCAGTCTAAATTGATGATTATTAAAAGTTTACATAATTAA
- a CDS encoding DMT family transporter, with translation MKSKIWLVFALVTTIFWGVWGAFIEITEQAGFPATLGYVVWSLTMIPPALIALKLVNWKIEKDTRSILLGSAIGFLGAGGQLILFHGVSIGPAYIIFPIIALSPVITVLLSILILKEKTNGTGWMGIVLALIAIPLLSYQPPDNTAVEGYVWLVLALGVFFAWGLQGFFMKFANETMSAESIFFYMAVTGILLSPFAIYMTDFSQEINWGFKGPYLAALIQVLNSIGALCLVYAYRYGKAIVVSPLTNAIAPVITIVISLVIYAVFPHTVTLIGMILAIASTFLLAIVEESTEQAEEIDNKFEDVAAE, from the coding sequence ATGAAATCAAAAATTTGGCTTGTCTTTGCTTTAGTTACAACAATCTTTTGGGGCGTTTGGGGGGCTTTTATTGAAATTACCGAACAAGCGGGGTTCCCGGCTACTCTTGGGTATGTTGTTTGGTCTTTGACAATGATACCTCCGGCTTTAATTGCCCTTAAACTTGTAAATTGGAAAATTGAGAAAGATACGCGATCTATCTTGTTGGGATCCGCTATTGGATTTCTCGGGGCCGGCGGTCAGCTTATTCTCTTTCATGGGGTGAGCATCGGCCCGGCATATATCATATTTCCAATCATTGCTCTTTCGCCCGTAATCACAGTTCTTCTATCCATTTTGATTTTGAAGGAGAAAACAAACGGTACCGGATGGATGGGCATTGTTTTGGCATTAATTGCCATTCCGTTGCTTTCTTATCAGCCGCCGGACAATACAGCTGTAGAAGGATATGTATGGTTAGTACTGGCGCTTGGTGTATTTTTTGCCTGGGGTTTACAAGGGTTTTTTATGAAATTTGCGAATGAAACCATGAGTGCCGAAAGCATCTTTTTCTATATGGCTGTAACCGGGATCCTTCTCTCGCCATTTGCAATTTATATGACTGACTTTAGCCAGGAAATAAATTGGGGATTCAAGGGGCCGTATTTGGCTGCGCTTATCCAGGTTTTAAATTCTATTGGTGCCCTTTGCCTGGTCTATGCCTATCGATATGGAAAAGCCATCGTGGTATCTCCGCTTACAAATGCCATTGCCCCGGTCATCACTATTGTGATTTCATTGGTTATTTATGCAGTTTTTCCTCACACTGTAACATTGATCGGGATGATTCTTGCAATTGCGTCCACATTCCTGTTGGCAATTGTTGAAGAAAGTACCGAGCAGGCAGAAGAAATCGACAACAAATTTGAAGACGTAGCAGCAGAATAA
- a CDS encoding amidohydrolase family protein has protein sequence MSPSGESLYNEIPKIDAHIHQNVKRSALLDIAKKEGFRLLSINTEIPDFPQPNEQQNIVLDCKSENPDRINFITTFTTENWGETGWQDQAIEQIQEGRKNGAVAVKIWKNIGMDLQDKDGNFVMADHKAFNPIYEYLVKEEIPLAAHLGEPKNCWLPVEEMTVDSDRDYFSKNPQYHMFLHKEFPSYQDQIQARDNVLEKHPDLKFIGLHLASLEWSVRKVGSWLNRFPNAVVDLAERVCHLQYQAIDHQSKVKEFVETHQDRIIYGSDQIDDGLMAASDIQNLIRSKWTNEFEFFASGTVQSAWNVSQPFKGLGLKKEILEKIFHDNAIRYYPRLEIKN, from the coding sequence ATGAGTCCGAGTGGTGAAAGTTTATACAATGAGATTCCAAAAATTGATGCTCATATTCATCAAAATGTAAAACGATCCGCTCTGCTTGATATAGCCAAGAAAGAGGGATTCCGGCTGTTATCCATTAACACGGAAATCCCGGATTTTCCTCAGCCAAATGAGCAGCAGAATATTGTTTTAGACTGCAAATCTGAAAATCCTGACCGAATCAATTTCATTACCACATTTACTACTGAAAATTGGGGTGAAACCGGTTGGCAGGATCAAGCCATCGAACAAATACAAGAAGGCCGTAAGAACGGCGCTGTGGCCGTAAAGATTTGGAAGAATATTGGCATGGATCTGCAAGACAAAGATGGAAATTTTGTGATGGCAGATCACAAGGCTTTTAACCCAATCTATGAGTATTTGGTGAAGGAGGAAATTCCTCTGGCCGCACATTTGGGTGAGCCAAAAAACTGCTGGCTGCCGGTTGAAGAGATGACCGTGGATAGCGATAGAGACTACTTCTCAAAAAATCCACAGTATCACATGTTTCTTCATAAAGAATTTCCTTCCTACCAGGATCAAATTCAGGCAAGAGACAACGTCTTGGAAAAACATCCCGACCTAAAATTTATCGGCTTGCACCTGGCCAGCCTGGAATGGAGTGTACGAAAAGTTGGAAGTTGGCTGAATCGCTTTCCAAATGCGGTTGTTGACCTGGCAGAGCGGGTATGCCACTTGCAATACCAAGCCATTGATCACCAGAGCAAAGTAAAAGAGTTCGTGGAAACACATCAGGATCGAATTATTTACGGTTCCGATCAAATTGATGACGGTTTGATGGCTGCTAGTGATATTCAAAACCTGATCCGGAGTAAATGGACAAACGAATTTGAGTTTTTTGCATCGGGAACGGTTCAATCTGCATGGAATGTTAGCCAACCATTCAAAGGTTTGGGGTTAAAGAAAGAAATTCTGGAAAAAATATTTCATGACAACGCAATTCGTTATTATCCCCGTTTGGAAATAAAAAATTAA
- a CDS encoding sodium:solute symporter family protein — protein sequence MLLSSVDWLIIAVYMLFSLAIGFWVMKQAGKDSTEFFAAGKNMPWWLLGISMVATTFSTDTPNLVTDLVRQNGVAGNWTWWAFLLTGMLTVFVYANLWRRSGILTDVEFYELRYSGKSAAFLRGFRAVYLGLIFNVIIMATVSLAAIKIGSVLMGITPFQTILIAGIVTVIYSALGGLRGVLITDFFQFFLSILGGLVAAYVALDHPDVGGLSGLLSHEAVIPRLNILPDFSDHSQLLSLLIIPLAVQWWSVYYPGAEPGGGGYVAQRMFAAKNEDHSIGSVFLFNALHYALRPWPWIIVALCSIIVFPDLDSIRQTFPQAASVVDHDMGYPAMLTFLPAGWMGLVIAALIAAYMSTISTHLNWGSSYLVNDVYKRFLKPESSEKELVNMGRIITVILMIFAGWLALMMQSALDNFQIILQIGAGTGLIFILRWFWWRINAWSEIAAMIVSFLIALYFRFLHPSTGLPTLSSSEELLIGVGITTLVWLIVAYTTQPANTETLINFCKLIRPGGPGWKKVRNLAKERGIAMSEIEDEAWRVPQGILCMILGCIVIYGILFATGYWIYGQTLLALSLTIFITICGWLLVREWKKLVALSPKSKELHSEE from the coding sequence ATGCTATTATCTTCTGTTGATTGGCTGATTATCGCCGTTTATATGCTTTTCTCACTTGCTATCGGATTCTGGGTGATGAAACAGGCCGGTAAAGACTCAACAGAATTTTTCGCCGCAGGAAAAAATATGCCGTGGTGGTTGTTGGGGATCTCCATGGTGGCAACTACATTTTCAACCGATACGCCAAACCTTGTGACAGATCTGGTTCGGCAAAATGGAGTTGCCGGAAACTGGACATGGTGGGCTTTTCTTTTAACCGGAATGCTGACCGTATTTGTATATGCAAACCTCTGGCGACGATCAGGTATCTTAACAGATGTTGAATTCTATGAACTGCGATACAGCGGTAAATCAGCAGCTTTTTTACGCGGATTCAGAGCAGTCTATCTTGGCTTGATTTTTAATGTGATTATCATGGCTACCGTCTCATTGGCGGCCATAAAAATCGGAAGTGTTTTAATGGGAATCACTCCCTTCCAAACAATTCTGATTGCAGGAATTGTCACCGTAATTTATAGTGCACTTGGCGGCCTTCGCGGCGTTTTGATTACCGATTTCTTCCAGTTTTTTCTTTCGATTCTTGGTGGACTCGTGGCAGCGTATGTAGCCCTGGATCATCCGGATGTAGGTGGACTAAGCGGACTCTTATCTCATGAGGCGGTTATTCCGAGACTTAATATCTTGCCCGATTTTTCAGATCATTCCCAACTCCTTTCACTGCTGATTATCCCTTTGGCGGTTCAATGGTGGAGTGTTTACTATCCCGGCGCAGAGCCCGGAGGAGGCGGTTATGTAGCTCAAAGAATGTTTGCCGCTAAAAATGAAGATCATTCAATTGGATCCGTTTTTCTGTTTAATGCTTTGCACTATGCGCTTCGTCCGTGGCCGTGGATTATTGTTGCGCTCTGTTCAATCATCGTATTTCCGGACTTGGATTCTATTCGACAGACATTTCCCCAAGCCGCTTCTGTGGTTGACCATGACATGGGATACCCGGCGATGCTCACATTTCTTCCGGCCGGTTGGATGGGATTGGTTATCGCAGCGTTGATTGCAGCGTACATGTCTACTATTTCAACACATCTGAACTGGGGATCATCCTACCTGGTAAACGATGTTTATAAACGATTTTTGAAACCCGAAAGCTCCGAAAAAGAGCTCGTGAACATGGGACGGATTATAACTGTAATCCTGATGATATTTGCCGGATGGCTTGCATTAATGATGCAATCCGCACTCGACAACTTCCAGATCATTCTGCAGATTGGAGCCGGAACCGGATTGATCTTTATTCTCCGGTGGTTCTGGTGGAGAATCAATGCCTGGAGTGAAATTGCAGCAATGATTGTTTCATTTTTGATTGCCCTCTATTTCAGATTTTTACATCCATCAACTGGATTACCAACCCTGTCAAGCTCCGAAGAATTGCTGATTGGAGTGGGAATCACAACCTTGGTTTGGCTGATTGTTGCATATACAACCCAACCAGCCAATACCGAAACATTGATCAATTTCTGTAAGCTGATCCGTCCAGGCGGGCCCGGATGGAAGAAGGTCCGTAATCTTGCAAAAGAACGGGGAATTGCAATGAGTGAAATCGAAGATGAAGCTTGGCGTGTACCCCAGGGAATCCTCTGTATGATTCTTGGTTGTATTGTGATCTACGGAATTCTCTTCGCCACCGGTTATTGGATTTATGGCCAAACTCTGTTAGCCCTGTCACTGACAATATTTATCACCATCTGTGGCTGGCTTTTGGTTCGGGAGTGGAAGAAATTGGTTGCTTTATCACCAAAATCAAAAGAATTGCATTCTGAAGAGTAG